The following coding sequences are from one Comamonas koreensis window:
- a CDS encoding GntR family transcriptional regulator: MSLPTFAPRALYQDVAELLRQRIFAHQLPPGSWIDELKIAEEIGISRTPLREALKVLATEGLVTMKLRRGAYVTEVSQKDLLQVYHLLALLESDASAELARCASAEQIAELQGLHEALEAAVDERDAFFIANERFHMRVLEMLDNKWLSQMVADLRKVMKLNRHNSLFKSGRIEESLQEHRALMRALAAHDSSAARACVMLHFKNGLAAAS, from the coding sequence ATGAGCCTTCCCACATTTGCGCCGCGCGCGCTGTACCAGGACGTTGCCGAGCTACTGCGGCAACGCATTTTTGCGCACCAACTCCCGCCTGGCAGCTGGATCGATGAGTTGAAGATTGCCGAAGAAATAGGCATCAGCCGCACGCCTTTGCGCGAGGCCTTGAAGGTGCTGGCCACCGAGGGCCTGGTCACGATGAAGCTGCGCCGTGGCGCCTATGTGACTGAGGTTTCGCAAAAAGACCTGCTCCAGGTCTACCACCTGCTGGCCTTGCTCGAGAGCGATGCCTCCGCCGAGCTGGCCCGCTGCGCCAGCGCCGAACAGATTGCCGAGCTACAAGGCCTGCATGAGGCGCTGGAAGCCGCTGTCGATGAGCGCGATGCCTTTTTTATTGCCAATGAGCGCTTTCACATGCGCGTGCTGGAGATGCTGGACAACAAATGGCTCAGCCAGATGGTGGCCGACCTGCGCAAGGTGATGAAGCTCAACCGCCACAACTCCCTGTTCAAATCCGGCCGCATCGAGGAATCGCTGCAGGAGCACCGCGCGCTGATGCGGGCGCTGGCCGCACACGACAGCAGCGCTGCACGCGCCTGCGTCATGCTGCACTTCAAGAACGGCCTGGCAGCGGCGTCTTAG
- a CDS encoding TIGR03862 family flavoprotein — MTLPSHSSSSPAPVDVAVIGGGPAGLMAAHRLAQAGLQVTVYDAMPSVGRKFLLAGRGGLNLTHSEPMAPFVGRYGRQQAVVASWLQYFGAAEVQAWAQDLGIETFVGTSGRVFPKDMKAAPLLRAWLVAMRAAGVRFAMRHRWLGWDAAGALRFAAPDGETAVQARATVLALGGGSWARLGSDGAWVPLLEQAGVETAPLAPANCGFDVRMLPAANGEKAPGWSPFFASKFAGQPFKSVAIRFEDGSEAGFARRGEFVATDAGVEGSLVYAVSALLRDAIQAQGSATFLVDLLPDHSAERVLAEVRHPRGSRSLASHLKSRLGLEGIKAALLFEVLGKAGMQDAELLARTIKAAPITVAATRPIDEAISTAGGVAFTALSHDLMCHARPGLFCAGEMLDWEAPTGGYLLTAALSSGVRAAQGAAHFLKG, encoded by the coding sequence ATGACCTTGCCCAGCCACTCCTCTTCTTCGCCCGCCCCTGTAGATGTGGCGGTCATTGGCGGCGGCCCGGCGGGCCTGATGGCGGCGCACCGCCTGGCGCAGGCCGGTTTGCAGGTGACGGTCTATGACGCGATGCCTTCGGTAGGGCGCAAGTTTTTGCTCGCCGGGCGCGGCGGCCTCAACCTGACCCACTCCGAGCCCATGGCGCCGTTCGTCGGGCGTTACGGCCGCCAGCAGGCTGTCGTCGCCTCCTGGCTGCAGTATTTTGGTGCGGCGGAAGTGCAGGCCTGGGCCCAGGATCTGGGCATCGAGACCTTTGTTGGCACCTCGGGCCGGGTGTTTCCCAAGGACATGAAGGCCGCACCCTTGCTGCGCGCCTGGCTGGTGGCTATGCGGGCCGCTGGCGTGCGTTTTGCGATGCGCCACCGCTGGCTGGGCTGGGACGCGGCAGGCGCATTGCGCTTTGCTGCCCCCGATGGCGAGACTGCCGTGCAAGCGCGCGCCACGGTGTTGGCGCTGGGCGGCGGCAGCTGGGCGCGGCTTGGCTCGGACGGCGCCTGGGTGCCGCTGCTTGAGCAGGCAGGGGTGGAAACTGCCCCGCTTGCACCGGCCAACTGCGGCTTTGATGTGCGCATGCTGCCGGCCGCCAATGGCGAGAAGGCACCCGGCTGGTCGCCGTTTTTTGCCAGCAAGTTTGCCGGCCAGCCTTTCAAATCGGTGGCCATTCGCTTTGAGGACGGCAGCGAGGCGGGTTTTGCACGCCGTGGCGAGTTTGTCGCCACCGATGCTGGCGTTGAAGGCAGCCTGGTCTATGCCGTGTCTGCGCTGCTGCGCGACGCGATCCAGGCCCAGGGCAGCGCCACCTTCTTGGTTGATCTGCTGCCTGACCACAGCGCCGAGCGCGTGCTGGCCGAAGTGCGCCACCCGCGCGGCTCGCGCAGCCTGGCCAGCCACCTCAAGAGCCGGCTGGGCTTGGAGGGCATCAAGGCTGCCTTGCTGTTTGAAGTGCTGGGCAAGGCGGGGATGCAGGATGCCGAGCTGCTGGCCCGCACCATCAAGGCAGCGCCGATCACCGTGGCCGCTACGCGCCCCATCGATGAGGCGATCAGCACTGCCGGTGGCGTGGCCTTTACCGCGCTGTCGCATGACCTGATGTGTCATGCCCGGCCAGGGCTGTTTTGCGCGGGGGAAATGCTGGACTGGGAAGCGCCGACGGGCGGCTATTTGCTGACGGCGGCCTTGTCGAGCGGCGTGCGGGCAGCGCAGGGCGCTGCGCATTTTCTCAAGGGCTGA
- the moaA gene encoding GTP 3',8-cyclase MoaA, protein MDRPVISLVDLRLHDAGLAMPAPAGTAQPHIGAVHDRRHRPLRDLRISVTDRCNFRCSYCMPKDVFDKDHQYLPHRDLLSFEEITRTARLFAQLGVGKLRITGGEPLLRKNLETLIAQLAQLETLNGTPMDLTLTTNGSILARKARALKDAGLKRLTVSLDSLSDPLFRQMNDMDFPVATVLQGIETAQAVGFGNIKVNMVVKRGVNDHEVVAMARHFRGSGVTLRFIEFMDVGATNGWRLEEVLPSDAVLERLQSAFALTPLSATAPGETAVRWGYVGANGQHDPSLGEIGLISSVTHAFCQDCNRARLSTEGKLFLCLFASEGWDLRAMLRNGASDSDIRQALAQVWGQRSDNYSEQRSLHPEIALQRQRVEMSYIGG, encoded by the coding sequence ATGGATCGTCCTGTCATTTCCCTGGTGGACCTGCGTCTGCACGATGCAGGCCTAGCCATGCCCGCACCGGCCGGCACTGCGCAGCCCCACATCGGCGCTGTACATGACCGGCGCCATCGGCCACTGCGGGATCTGCGCATCAGCGTGACGGACCGCTGCAACTTCCGCTGCAGCTACTGCATGCCCAAGGACGTGTTCGACAAGGACCACCAGTACCTGCCGCACCGCGATTTGCTCAGCTTTGAGGAAATCACCCGCACAGCGCGCCTGTTTGCGCAGCTGGGCGTCGGCAAGCTGCGCATCACCGGTGGCGAGCCGCTGCTGCGCAAGAACCTGGAAACCCTGATCGCCCAACTGGCCCAGCTCGAGACGCTCAACGGCACGCCAATGGACCTGACCTTGACGACCAATGGCTCCATTCTGGCACGCAAGGCGCGCGCCCTCAAAGACGCCGGGCTCAAGCGCTTGACGGTCAGCCTCGACAGCCTGAGCGACCCGCTGTTCCGCCAGATGAACGACATGGACTTCCCGGTCGCCACGGTGCTGCAAGGCATTGAGACCGCGCAGGCGGTGGGCTTTGGCAACATCAAGGTCAACATGGTCGTCAAGCGCGGCGTCAATGACCACGAGGTCGTCGCGATGGCGCGCCACTTTCGCGGCAGCGGCGTGACCCTGCGCTTTATCGAATTCATGGATGTGGGCGCCACCAACGGCTGGCGGCTCGAAGAGGTACTGCCCTCGGACGCCGTGCTGGAGCGCCTGCAGTCCGCCTTTGCACTCACCCCGCTGTCAGCGACTGCGCCTGGCGAGACTGCCGTGCGCTGGGGCTATGTCGGCGCCAACGGCCAGCATGACCCCAGCCTCGGCGAAATTGGCCTGATCAGCAGTGTCACCCACGCCTTTTGCCAGGACTGCAACCGCGCGCGCCTCTCGACCGAGGGCAAGCTGTTCTTGTGCCTGTTTGCCAGCGAGGGCTGGGACTTGCGTGCCATGCTGCGCAACGGCGCCAGCGATAGCGATATTCGCCAGGCCCTTGCCCAGGTCTGGGGCCAGCGCAGCGACAACTACAGCGAGCAGCGCAGCCTGCATCCCGAGATCGCCCTGCAACGCCAGCGGGTGGAGATGAGTTATATCGGCGGCTGA
- the mobA gene encoding molybdenum cofactor guanylyltransferase MobA — MSSCAPTIPPEHITGLVLAGGQGTRMGGADKGLQLLGGQALAWHCAQRLQPQVGPLLINANRHLEAYRALGYPVVPDLSLPDTEAFPGPLAGFAAGLAACQTPWLVTVACDTPHFPLDLAQRLAQAAAAQGCPIAMACTPSEETGSDRPVLQPTFCLIHASLAASVRQFVAGGGRKLRQWAAQHGNCLVLFGDAQAFYNANTPEELARLQDMPAPHK, encoded by the coding sequence ATGTCCTCTTGCGCACCAACCATCCCGCCCGAACACATCACCGGCCTGGTGTTGGCAGGCGGCCAGGGCACGCGCATGGGGGGTGCTGACAAAGGCCTGCAGCTGCTCGGTGGCCAGGCGCTGGCCTGGCACTGCGCCCAGCGGCTGCAGCCCCAGGTGGGGCCACTGCTGATCAATGCCAACAGGCACTTGGAGGCCTACCGCGCGCTGGGCTACCCAGTGGTGCCAGACCTCAGCCTGCCAGACACCGAAGCTTTCCCGGGCCCATTGGCAGGCTTCGCCGCCGGCCTGGCAGCTTGCCAGACGCCGTGGCTGGTGACGGTGGCCTGCGACACGCCGCATTTTCCGCTGGACCTGGCGCAGCGACTGGCGCAAGCTGCGGCCGCCCAGGGCTGCCCCATCGCGATGGCCTGTACACCATCTGAAGAGACTGGCAGCGACCGCCCGGTACTGCAACCCACGTTTTGCCTGATCCATGCCAGCCTGGCAGCCAGTGTTCGGCAATTTGTCGCCGGCGGCGGGCGCAAGCTGCGGCAGTGGGCGGCGCAACACGGAAACTGCCTGGTGCTTTTTGGCGATGCCCAGGCGTTCTACAACGCCAATACGCCTGAAGAATTGGCCCGGCTGCAGGACATGCCAGCGCCGCACAAGTGA